The following coding sequences are from one Selenomonas sputigena ATCC 35185 window:
- a CDS encoding HMA2 domain-containing protein: MAKISLGLPLAAAAAGTVVTLFVPAKRLHIVCGAAWAALSLVHAWQYRKKLAKDLAMPFGASLKQNVMKKIDEELQKLPLPPTKLGALIGSMRPAAYAPGRMRLYSRSLVGNEKLREQILAYFADCPEVDKVECSTLTGSVLITYEPEFFAENEELSQIETYVKHHVQMAQGRS; this comes from the coding sequence TTTCTTTGGGCTTACCGCTGGCAGCGGCTGCCGCAGGCACGGTCGTGACGCTCTTTGTTCCGGCGAAGCGTCTGCATATCGTCTGCGGCGCGGCATGGGCGGCACTCTCGCTCGTTCACGCTTGGCAGTATCGCAAAAAGCTCGCGAAAGATCTTGCGATGCCGTTCGGCGCAAGTCTCAAGCAAAATGTGATGAAGAAGATTGACGAGGAGCTTCAGAAGCTTCCCCTGCCGCCGACGAAGCTCGGCGCACTGATCGGCTCGATGCGTCCCGCCGCCTATGCGCCGGGCAGGATGCGCCTCTACAGCCGTTCACTCGTGGGAAACGAGAAACTTAGAGAGCAGATTCTGGCGTACTTCGCCGACTGTCCCGAGGTGGACAAGGTCGAGTGCAGTACGCTCACCGGCTCCGTGCTCATCACCTATGAGCCGGAATTTTTTGCTGAGAACGAAGAGCTTTCACAGATTGAAACGTATGTGAAGCATCATGTGCAGATGGCACAGGGGAGGAGTTAA
- a CDS encoding HMA2 domain-containing protein: MIGTALVQGLGSMLSGGASAGMSGGMGMGRSAGMSGLFGMASGMGRGGMGRSSGMSGLFNMMPTGMGSGMSSMFGQGRGRGMGMAQDASGSAAVSAPAMPAFALKSAVPGRRRYYAAALQGNEELAKLLEKNLGRIAFIDSVKASSVTGSLLVCYTGDEGAVDRLMADLGKRVFGATEHAGFNLPQGLSDLLPAAGVTQPLAELGASIRRTAGAANVWLHEKTHGWLDFPSVFALGFIVRGLRKILLYEQRPSGPQMLWWAFSILKGWKMI; this comes from the coding sequence ATGATCGGCACGGCCCTTGTCCAAGGCCTCGGCAGCATGCTTTCGGGCGGCGCTTCTGCAGGCATGAGCGGCGGCATGGGCATGGGCAGGAGCGCGGGCATGAGCGGTCTTTTCGGCATGGCGTCCGGCATGGGGCGGGGCGGCATGGGCAGAAGTTCCGGCATGAGCGGACTCTTTAACATGATGCCGACGGGCATGGGCAGCGGCATGAGCAGCATGTTCGGTCAAGGCAGGGGACGCGGCATGGGCATGGCGCAGGACGCGTCCGGCTCTGCAGCCGTGTCTGCACCGGCAATGCCAGCTTTCGCGCTGAAGAGTGCCGTGCCCGGGCGCAGGCGCTACTATGCGGCGGCCCTGCAGGGGAACGAGGAGCTGGCAAAGCTTCTGGAGAAGAACCTTGGCCGCATCGCCTTCATCGATTCCGTCAAGGCGTCGAGTGTTACGGGCAGTCTGCTCGTCTGCTATACGGGCGATGAGGGAGCTGTCGATCGCCTGATGGCGGATCTTGGCAAGCGCGTCTTTGGTGCTACGGAGCATGCGGGTTTTAATCTGCCGCAGGGGCTTTCCGATTTGCTCCCTGCGGCAGGCGTCACTCAGCCGCTCGCTGAACTCGGTGCAAGCATCCGCCGCACAGCAGGCGCGGCGAACGTATGGCTGCACGAGAAGACGCATGGCTGGCTCGATTTCCCGTCGGTATTCGCTCTCGGCTTCATCGTGCGCGGCTTGCGCAAGATCCTGCTCTATGAACAGCGGCCGTCGGGTCCTCAGATGCTTTGGTGGGCATTCTCGATCTTGAAAGGATGGAAGATGATATGA
- a CDS encoding heavy metal translocating P-type ATPase, with amino-acid sequence MTYGTCSLRLSADLAQDKRALLGAQLRSIKGVVAASVGDKALTIWYKEELPLALVRRLVKRMEEECAPSDPELDMAGYRREAIFSLASFAGMKALEKLAPEAFAGMKVFRSLLVLAIARNFLKNGVVGMVKERRPNADTLTSTAVIASVLAGKPESSLTLLTLSNGAEMLTAYAAERAKKQISGLLNMNQRFVWLVDGGVERKVAVESVQVGDRIAAHSGEMICVDGRVVSGKASVNQASITGESNPAMKREKSPVYAGSVIEVGEIVIEVEKTGKDTSLAHIVHLVEEAQSRRAPVQNFADNMANMLVPISFLGAAIVYGATRDWQRVLNLLFIDFSCGLKLSTATAISASIAAAAKKGILVKGGNYMEALANTDTVVLDKTGTITVGIPQISSIKTAEGVTEKEMILLAASAEMHSVHPLAVAIQKYVKDNNWEVPQHRSSKTIVARGMQAVVPDFDGFKGGDVIVGSYKFMKERGVQGAGELVVEDTTENLLYIARNGSLMGIIGITDPVRPKMKKTLNQMRRYGVDEIVMLTGDSEKVADHVARQMDIDSYHAEVLPEDKANYVMKLKERGGRVMMVGDGINDAPALAFADVGVTLGGRQTDIAAESSAVTIRSEDPEGLVDALRLGKRTMGLIHQNFRATILVNSGAMLMGALGMISPLWAAVIHNTATLAVVLNSARILSTGKKPVRRVG; translated from the coding sequence ATGACGTATGGGACATGCTCGCTCCGCCTATCGGCGGATCTTGCTCAGGATAAGCGCGCCCTCTTGGGTGCACAGCTTCGAAGCATAAAGGGCGTCGTCGCCGCTTCGGTCGGCGACAAGGCGCTGACGATCTGGTACAAGGAAGAATTGCCCCTCGCACTCGTGCGTCGGCTCGTCAAGCGCATGGAAGAAGAGTGCGCACCGAGCGATCCCGAGCTTGACATGGCGGGCTATCGGCGCGAAGCAATCTTCTCGCTCGCGAGCTTCGCGGGCATGAAGGCGCTTGAAAAGCTCGCGCCTGAAGCTTTTGCGGGAATGAAGGTGTTTCGCAGTCTCCTCGTCTTGGCCATCGCGCGCAACTTCCTCAAGAACGGCGTCGTGGGCATGGTGAAAGAGCGCCGCCCGAACGCCGACACGCTGACGAGCACGGCGGTCATCGCCTCCGTGCTCGCAGGCAAGCCCGAATCGAGTCTCACGCTGCTGACGCTGTCGAACGGCGCCGAGATGCTGACGGCTTACGCCGCGGAGCGCGCGAAGAAGCAGATTTCCGGCCTTCTGAACATGAACCAGCGCTTCGTCTGGCTCGTTGACGGCGGTGTCGAGCGCAAGGTCGCGGTCGAGTCCGTGCAGGTCGGCGACCGCATCGCGGCGCATTCGGGCGAGATGATCTGCGTCGACGGCCGCGTCGTCAGCGGCAAGGCGTCCGTGAACCAGGCGTCAATTACGGGCGAGTCGAATCCCGCGATGAAGCGCGAGAAGTCGCCTGTCTACGCAGGCTCCGTCATCGAGGTCGGCGAGATCGTCATCGAGGTCGAGAAGACGGGCAAGGACACGTCACTCGCACACATCGTCCACCTCGTTGAAGAGGCGCAGTCAAGACGTGCGCCCGTGCAGAACTTCGCCGACAACATGGCGAACATGCTCGTGCCGATCTCCTTCCTCGGCGCGGCGATCGTCTACGGCGCGACGCGCGATTGGCAGAGGGTGCTGAACCTCCTGTTCATCGACTTCTCGTGCGGCTTGAAGCTCTCGACAGCGACGGCGATTTCCGCTTCGATTGCGGCGGCGGCGAAGAAGGGCATCCTCGTCAAGGGCGGCAACTATATGGAAGCGCTCGCCAATACCGATACCGTCGTCCTCGACAAGACGGGCACGATCACGGTTGGCATCCCGCAGATCTCCTCCATCAAGACGGCGGAGGGCGTGACGGAGAAGGAGATGATCCTTCTGGCGGCGTCGGCGGAGATGCACTCCGTGCATCCTCTGGCAGTCGCCATTCAGAAGTACGTCAAGGACAACAACTGGGAAGTGCCGCAGCACCGCTCGTCGAAGACGATCGTCGCACGCGGCATGCAGGCGGTCGTGCCTGATTTCGACGGCTTCAAGGGCGGCGACGTGATCGTCGGCAGCTACAAGTTCATGAAGGAGCGCGGCGTGCAGGGCGCGGGCGAGCTCGTCGTCGAGGACACGACGGAAAACCTCCTCTACATCGCGAGGAACGGCTCCCTCATGGGCATCATCGGCATCACCGATCCCGTGCGCCCGAAGATGAAGAAGACGCTGAACCAGATGCGCCGTTACGGCGTCGACGAGATCGTGATGCTCACGGGCGATTCGGAGAAGGTCGCCGATCATGTGGCGCGTCAGATGGACATCGACTCCTACCATGCCGAGGTCTTGCCCGAAGACAAGGCGAACTACGTCATGAAGCTCAAGGAGCGCGGCGGCAGAGTCATGATGGTCGGCGACGGCATCAACGATGCGCCGGCGCTTGCCTTTGCCGACGTCGGCGTGACGCTCGGCGGCCGCCAGACGGACATCGCCGCCGAGTCGTCGGCGGTGACGATCCGCTCGGAAGATCCCGAAGGCCTCGTCGATGCTCTGCGTCTCGGCAAGCGCACGATGGGACTGATCCATCAGAATTTCCGCGCGACGATCCTCGTCAACTCGGGCGCCATGCTCATGGGCGCCTTGGGCATGATCAGCCCGCTGTGGGCGGCTGTCATCCACAACACGGCGACGCTCGCCGTCGTCTTAAACAGCGCGCGCATCCTCTCGACAGGCAAGAAGCCTGTAAGGCGCGTCGGCTGA